In a single window of the Streptomyces sp. CGMCC 4.7035 genome:
- a CDS encoding HAD-IC family P-type ATPase, whose translation MTHIDAGAGLDPVHPAPIPGRTQGLSAAEVAERVARGDVNDVPVRSSRSLGEIVRANVFTRFNAIIGVLWLIMLFVAPFQDSLFGYVIIANTGIGIIQEWRAKKTLDSLAVIGKARPTVRRDGVAAEIGTSEIVLDDIIEIGPGDKIVVDGACVEADGLEIDESLLTGEADAVVKRPGDKVMSGSFVVAGGGAFKATKVGREAYAVQLAEEASRFTLVHSELRSGISTILKYVTWMMVPTAIGLVISQLVVKQHGFKDSVARTVGGIVPMVPEGLVLLTSVAFAIGVIRLGRKQVLVQELPAIEGLARVDTVCLDKTGTLTEGGMDVTELRPLQGADETYVRKVLGALGESDPRPNASLQAIIDAYPDSEDWRCTEALPFSSARKYSGASFSEGNGESSSWLLGAPDVLLDPDDPALAETERLNEQGLRVLLLARVSRDLDDPKVGEGARPTALVVLEQRLRPDAADTLRYFAEQNVHAKVISGDNAVSVGAVAGKLGIAGEVLDARRLPVNAAEMAKSLDKGTVFGRVTPQQKRDMVGALQSRGHTVAMTGDGVNDVLALKDADIGVSMGSGSEATRAVAQIVLLNNSFATLPSVVGEGRRVIGNITRVATLFLVKTVYSVLLAVLVVCWQVEYPFLPRHLTLLSTLTIGVPAFFLALAPNSERARPHFVRRVMRYSIPGGVVAAVATFVTYLIARHYYTGPGSLDAETSAATLTLFLISMWVLAIIARPYTWWRIALVAAMGVAFLAVLIVPSLQHFFALKLVGVTIPWVAVASAVVAAAVLEFLWKWVDRRFPA comes from the coding sequence ATGACGCACATCGACGCGGGCGCCGGACTGGATCCCGTGCACCCCGCGCCCATACCCGGGCGGACGCAAGGACTGTCCGCCGCCGAGGTGGCCGAGCGGGTCGCCCGTGGTGACGTCAACGACGTTCCCGTCCGCAGCAGCCGCTCATTGGGCGAGATCGTCCGCGCGAACGTCTTCACCCGCTTCAACGCGATCATCGGCGTGCTCTGGCTGATCATGCTGTTCGTGGCGCCCTTCCAGGACAGCCTCTTCGGATACGTGATCATCGCCAACACGGGCATCGGCATCATCCAGGAGTGGCGCGCCAAGAAGACCCTGGACTCCCTCGCGGTGATCGGCAAGGCACGGCCGACGGTGCGCCGGGACGGGGTCGCCGCCGAGATCGGCACGTCCGAGATCGTGCTGGACGACATCATCGAGATCGGGCCCGGCGACAAGATCGTGGTCGACGGCGCCTGCGTGGAGGCCGACGGGCTGGAGATCGACGAGTCACTGCTGACCGGTGAGGCCGACGCCGTCGTCAAACGCCCCGGGGACAAGGTCATGTCAGGCAGCTTCGTCGTCGCGGGCGGCGGCGCCTTCAAGGCGACCAAGGTGGGGCGCGAGGCCTACGCCGTCCAGCTCGCCGAGGAGGCGAGCCGTTTCACGCTCGTCCACTCCGAGCTGCGCAGCGGTATCTCCACGATCCTCAAGTACGTGACGTGGATGATGGTCCCGACCGCGATCGGCCTGGTCATCAGCCAGCTCGTGGTCAAGCAGCACGGGTTCAAGGACTCCGTGGCCCGGACGGTCGGCGGCATCGTGCCGATGGTTCCGGAGGGACTCGTCCTGCTGACCTCCGTGGCCTTCGCCATCGGCGTCATACGGCTGGGCCGCAAACAGGTCCTCGTCCAGGAGCTGCCCGCCATCGAGGGGCTCGCCCGCGTCGACACCGTCTGCCTGGACAAGACGGGCACGCTCACCGAGGGCGGCATGGACGTCACCGAGCTGCGGCCGCTCCAGGGCGCCGACGAGACGTACGTACGGAAGGTCCTCGGCGCCCTCGGCGAATCGGACCCACGCCCGAACGCCTCCCTCCAAGCGATCATCGACGCCTACCCGGACAGCGAGGACTGGCGCTGCACCGAGGCCCTGCCTTTTTCCTCGGCCCGGAAGTACAGCGGCGCGTCCTTCAGCGAGGGCAACGGCGAGTCCAGTTCGTGGCTCCTCGGCGCCCCGGACGTCCTGCTGGACCCCGACGACCCGGCTCTGGCCGAAACCGAACGGCTCAACGAGCAGGGGCTGCGCGTGCTGCTGCTGGCCCGCGTCTCCCGGGACCTGGACGACCCCAAGGTCGGTGAGGGCGCCCGGCCCACCGCCCTCGTCGTCCTGGAGCAGCGGCTGCGCCCGGACGCCGCCGACACCCTGCGTTACTTCGCCGAGCAGAACGTCCACGCCAAGGTGATCTCCGGGGACAACGCCGTGTCCGTGGGCGCGGTGGCCGGAAAGCTGGGTATCGCGGGTGAGGTCCTGGACGCCCGGCGCCTTCCCGTCAATGCGGCGGAGATGGCGAAGTCGCTGGACAAGGGCACGGTGTTCGGGCGGGTCACGCCGCAGCAGAAGCGGGACATGGTGGGCGCCCTGCAGTCGCGGGGGCACACGGTCGCGATGACGGGCGACGGGGTGAACGACGTGCTCGCGCTCAAGGACGCGGACATCGGCGTCTCGATGGGCTCGGGGTCCGAGGCGACCCGGGCCGTGGCCCAGATCGTGCTGCTGAACAACAGCTTCGCGACGCTGCCGTCGGTGGTCGGCGAAGGCCGGCGGGTAATCGGGAACATCACGCGGGTCGCCACGCTGTTCCTGGTGAAGACCGTGTACTCGGTGCTGCTGGCGGTGCTGGTGGTGTGCTGGCAGGTGGAGTACCCGTTCCTGCCCCGGCATCTGACGCTGCTGTCGACCCTGACGATCGGCGTCCCGGCCTTCTTCCTGGCGTTGGCCCCCAACAGCGAGCGGGCCCGGCCCCACTTCGTACGGCGGGTGATGCGCTACTCGATCCCGGGCGGGGTCGTGGCGGCGGTCGCCACCTTCGTGACGTATCTGATCGCCCGGCACTACTACACCGGCCCGGGCTCGCTGGACGCGGAGACCAGCGCGGCGACCCTCACGCTCTTCCTGATCTCCATGTGGGTGCTGGCGATCATCGCGCGCCCCTACACCTGGTGGCGGATCGCCCTGGTGGCCGCGATGGGCGTGGCGTTCCTGGCCGTACTGATCGTTCCCTCGTTGCAGCACTTCTTCGCGCTGAAACTGGTCGGGGTGACGATCCCGTGGGTCGCGGTGGCCTCGGCGGTGGTGGCGGCGGCCGTCCTGGAGTTCCTGTGGAAGTGGGTCGACCGCCGTTTCCCGGCGTGA
- a CDS encoding calcium-binding protein — translation MRIRASVAVVTGALALTAFAVPAAQAADAPGVGALAQSVQQIAGKSPADDSSGDTKISNVVVNGGKAVVFGTTTKRTFAVTFTATDNSGIDWATAVLYHGTDIDHSDNGAVPNEGNRIKCTAAGSTAANCKGTFTIDASVDGRLLNAHAGTWKVWAIAQAKDADYIQKDNAKSFSVQRYSKLTVNASPEPVKKGNTITVTGKLTRANWESGKYAGYGSQPVKLQFKKAGTSTWTTVKTIKTNSTGNLSTTVKASTDGSFRYSFAGTSATSAATATADYVDVR, via the coding sequence ATGCGCATTCGTGCCTCTGTCGCCGTCGTGACCGGCGCGCTGGCTTTGACCGCCTTCGCCGTCCCGGCCGCGCAGGCCGCCGACGCCCCGGGTGTCGGCGCGCTCGCCCAGAGCGTCCAGCAGATCGCGGGGAAGTCGCCCGCCGACGACTCGAGCGGCGACACCAAGATCTCCAACGTTGTCGTCAACGGTGGCAAGGCGGTCGTCTTCGGCACGACCACCAAGAGGACCTTCGCGGTCACCTTCACGGCCACCGACAACTCCGGCATCGACTGGGCGACGGCGGTGCTGTACCACGGCACCGACATCGACCACTCCGACAACGGCGCCGTGCCGAACGAGGGGAACCGGATCAAGTGCACCGCGGCCGGCAGCACGGCCGCGAACTGCAAGGGGACCTTCACGATCGACGCGAGCGTGGACGGCCGCCTGCTCAACGCGCACGCTGGCACCTGGAAGGTCTGGGCGATCGCGCAGGCCAAGGACGCCGACTACATCCAGAAGGACAACGCCAAGAGCTTCTCGGTGCAGCGCTACTCCAAGCTGACCGTCAACGCCTCGCCCGAGCCGGTGAAGAAGGGCAACACCATCACCGTCACCGGCAAGCTGACCCGCGCCAACTGGGAGAGCGGCAAGTACGCGGGCTACGGCAGCCAGCCCGTCAAGCTGCAGTTCAAGAAGGCGGGCACGAGCACCTGGACCACCGTCAAGACCATCAAGACGAACTCGACCGGCAACCTGAGCACCACGGTCAAGGCGTCCACGGACGGCTCCTTCCGCTACAGCTTCGCGGGCACCTCGGCCACTTCGGCGGCAACCGCGACGGCCGACTACGTCGACGTGCGGTGA
- a CDS encoding NCS2 family permease, which yields MPTSAPAKATAQQLGTRPPSGALDRYFKISERGSTLSREIRGGFATFFAMAYIIVLNPIILGSAKDMYGHQLDHGQLVTATAVTAAFTTLLMGVIGNVPIALAAGLGVNTVVALQLAPRMSWPDAMGMVVLAGFVVMLLVATGLRERVMNAVPLGLRKGIAIGIGLFIMLIGLVDSGFVTRIPDVAQTTVPVQLGADGHLNGWPVLVFVLGTLLTFALIVRKVPGAILISIVGMTVLALVVNSVAKIPSWGLTVPKWPGNPVGSPDFGLIGKVSLFGGFGKVGMLTGILFVFTVLLSCFFDAMGTIMGISDEAKLTDAEGNMPGINKVLFVDGIAVAAGGASSSSATTCFVESTAGVGEGARTGFANVVTGALFAVALFLTPVATMVPAQAATPALVVVGFLILSHSIKEIDWADYTIAIPAFVTMLIMPFTYSITNGIGMGFITFVVLRLAAGRGREVPVAMYVVAAVFGFYYLMPALGLT from the coding sequence ATGCCCACCTCGGCCCCCGCCAAGGCCACCGCCCAGCAGCTGGGCACCCGACCCCCGTCCGGCGCCCTCGACCGCTACTTCAAGATCTCCGAGCGGGGCAGCACGCTGTCCCGCGAGATCCGCGGCGGTTTCGCGACCTTCTTCGCGATGGCCTACATCATCGTGCTGAACCCGATCATCCTCGGCAGCGCGAAGGACATGTACGGGCACCAGCTCGACCACGGCCAGCTGGTCACCGCGACCGCCGTGACCGCCGCCTTCACCACGCTGCTCATGGGCGTCATCGGCAACGTGCCGATCGCCCTCGCGGCCGGCCTCGGCGTGAACACGGTCGTCGCCCTCCAGCTCGCCCCGCGCATGTCCTGGCCGGACGCGATGGGCATGGTCGTCCTCGCGGGCTTCGTCGTGATGCTGCTGGTCGCCACCGGTCTGCGCGAGCGCGTGATGAACGCCGTGCCGCTCGGTCTGCGCAAGGGCATCGCGATCGGTATCGGCCTGTTCATCATGCTGATCGGTCTCGTCGACTCCGGCTTCGTCACCCGCATCCCGGACGTCGCCCAGACCACGGTCCCGGTCCAGCTCGGCGCCGACGGTCACCTCAACGGCTGGCCGGTCCTGGTCTTCGTCCTGGGCACGCTGCTCACCTTCGCGCTGATCGTCCGCAAGGTGCCGGGCGCGATCCTGATCTCGATCGTCGGCATGACTGTCCTCGCGCTGGTCGTCAACTCGGTCGCCAAGATCCCGTCCTGGGGCCTGACCGTCCCGAAGTGGCCCGGCAACCCGGTCGGCAGCCCCGACTTCGGCCTGATCGGCAAGGTCAGCCTGTTCGGCGGCTTCGGCAAGGTCGGCATGCTGACCGGCATCCTCTTCGTCTTCACGGTCCTGCTGTCGTGCTTCTTCGACGCGATGGGCACGATCATGGGCATCAGCGACGAGGCCAAGCTGACCGACGCCGAGGGCAACATGCCCGGCATCAACAAGGTCCTCTTCGTGGACGGCATCGCCGTCGCGGCGGGCGGCGCCAGCTCCTCCTCGGCCACCACCTGCTTCGTGGAGTCCACGGCGGGTGTCGGCGAGGGGGCGCGCACGGGCTTCGCGAACGTCGTCACGGGCGCCCTCTTCGCGGTGGCCCTGTTCCTCACCCCGGTCGCCACGATGGTCCCGGCCCAGGCGGCCACCCCCGCCCTGGTCGTGGTCGGCTTCCTGATCCTGTCCCACTCCATCAAGGAGATCGACTGGGCGGACTACACGATCGCGATCCCGGCCTTCGTGACGATGCTGATCATGCCGTTCACCTACTCGATCACGAACGGCATCGGCATGGGCTTCATCACCTTCGTGGTGCTGCGTCTGGCCGCGGGGCGCGGCCGTGAGGTTCCGGTCGCGATGTACGTGGTCGCGGCGGTCTTCGGTTTCTACTACCTGATGCCCGCGCTGGGTCTGACCTGA
- a CDS encoding DUF2530 domain-containing protein, producing the protein MAKWTPKHEAPEPLEGPVVATITGGTILWFVLFLVQLPFYGWFADHGHTWWLWTCLAGGGLGCIGVWFVRRRDAAIKRAAAAKVAGVE; encoded by the coding sequence ATGGCGAAGTGGACCCCCAAGCACGAGGCGCCGGAGCCCCTTGAGGGCCCCGTGGTCGCCACCATCACCGGCGGCACGATCCTCTGGTTCGTCCTCTTCCTGGTCCAGCTCCCGTTCTACGGCTGGTTCGCCGACCACGGGCACACCTGGTGGCTGTGGACATGCCTGGCGGGCGGGGGGCTCGGCTGCATCGGCGTCTGGTTCGTACGGAGGCGGGACGCGGCAATCAAGCGGGCTGCTGCCGCGAAGGTTGCGGGGGTGGAATAG